The DNA region TCGCAATTCCAGGCTTCCTGCGCCGACGAGACAATTTTGGCTCCTGCATGCGCGTAATCCCCATCGGCAAAGCCAGCGCCATCGCCAGCCGTCGTTTCCACAAATACCTGATGGCCGCGTTCTTGCAACACGCGGACGCTACTGGGACTCAACCCGACGCGAAACTCTTGGTCCTTAATTTCCTTAGGGACACCGATTTCCATGAACTACCTCGTATAATTATCCTTTTAAGCATCGTAGACTACATTTTTTCCCAACAACTGTTTCTATAATTACCGGCCAGCCAAGCGCGACAAACACTTTCAACTGCTATTTATAGGAGGATAAAACCATGACAGCAAAAATTAGCGGACGCAACAAGTTGCAGGGAAAAATAACCGATATCAAGATGGGTGATATTCTAGCAGAAGTTACCGTCCAAGTCGGAGACAACCTGGTGGATGCCGTTATTACCCGCGGTTCGGCAGAAAACCTGCAGCTAACCGTTGGCGACGATGTCACAGCGTTAATCAAAGCCACCGAGGTCATGGTTATCAAAGATGTACAAGGATAGCAGGGTTTGCCAACGGATAGCCATCCATTGACGTAGGGGCAATATCTGGCAGAAAATAAAAAGCTAAAATATAACCACTCTAAGAAAGAGAATCTCATGAGCGAATCCCCATCCACACCCCAACCTAGCGAAACCCCCAATCTGGAAGAACCCAAATTCGGCTTCAACGAATACGCAGAACGCCTGAACGGCCGTGCTGCTATGATTGGTTTTGTCGCCATGCTGCTGGTGGAGTATTTTTCCGGAGAGGGATTGCTGTCTTGGTTGGGATTTCTCTAAAACAGCAAAATGCCTGCTAACTTTTTGGTCATAGGTATATTGGCAGAAATGATAGGTAGGGGTGACTTGCAAATCACCCCACCACTGCTTGCTGGCACTTCCAGTGTGGGGGTATTTCCCTTGATTTTAAAATCTTTTTAAAAGCTAGGATTGATGGATGCAGGACGGTAAGAAATTGTGGCAATTTTGGATCGATCGCGGCGGTACGTTTACCGATATTGTCGCTAGAAGTCCCAACGGGGAAACCATTGTCCGGAAATTGCTTTCGGAAAATCCCCAGCGCTACCAGGATGCCGCCGTACAAGGCATTCGAGAGATTTTAGAAGTTCCCGCAGGCACCGCCGTTCCCGTGGAAAACATCGCTGCCATTAAAATGGGAACCACCGTCGCCACCAATGCCTTGTTAGAAAGAAAAGGCGATCGCACAGTGTTAGCCATCACCCAAGGATTTCGGGATGCGCTGCGTATCGGCTATCAAAACCGTCCCGATATTTTTGCGCGGGAGATTGTTCTCCCCGAAATGCTCTACGAACAGGTAATAGAAGTTGAAGAACGCTGCACGGCCACCGGCGAAATTATACAACCCCTCAACCGCGAACGCTTGCGCGAACAATTCCAAGCTGCCTACCATGCCGGCATCCGCAGTTGTGCTATTGTATTTATGCACGGCTATCGCTACCCGCAACACGAAGCGATCGCAGCTGAAATTGCCCAAGAAATCGGCTTTTCGCAAATTTCCGTATCCCACCAAGTCACCCCGCAAATCAAACTCGTCAGTCGCGGCGATACCACCGTCGTCGATGCCTACCTCTCCCCCATTCTCAAACGCTACGTCGAACAAGTAGCCGCCGAACTAGCCAAAGGCGCGGAACACCTACGTCCGCAAATTCGCCAGCGCTTGATGTTCATGCAATCCAACGGCGGTTTGGTGGATGCCGAACAATTTCAAGGCAAAGATAGCATCCTCTCCGGTCCTGCCGGTGGCATTGTCGGTGCCGTTCAAACCAGCTTGCGCGCCGGCTTCGATAAAATTGTTAGCTTTGACATGGGAGGTACCTCCACCGACGTGGCGCATTACAACGGCGAATACGAACGGGAATTTGAAACCGAAATTGCCGGAGTGCGCCTGCGAACCCCTATGATGGCCATTCATACCGTTGCAGCTGGTGGCGGTAGCCGTCTGTTTTTCGATGGTTCCCGCTATCGGGTGGGACCGGAATCCGCTGGTGCCGACCCAGGTCCGGCTTGTTACCGTCGTGGTGGTCCGCTAACGGTGACCGATTGTAATGTCATGTTGGGGAAAATTCAACCATCGTTCTTTCCCCATGTTTTTGGCCAAGATGGCAATAAACCCCTCGATCGCGATACAGTTAAGCAAAAATTTCAACAATTAGCCGCTCAAATCCAACAAGATACCGGATGGCAGCGATCGCCAGAACAAGTCGCTTCCGGATATTTAGCGATCGCTGTAGAAAAAATGGCCAGTGCCATCAAGAAAATTTCCCTCCAGCGCGGCTACGATGTTTCTAAGTATACCCTATGTTGTTTCGGCGGTGCTGGCGGACAACATGCCTGCGCGATCGCCAATTCCCTAGGTATCAAACGAGTCTTCATCCATCCGCTAGCCGGGGTTCTCTCCGCCTATGGCATGGGATTGGCAGACGTACGCACCATGCGCGAACAAACCGTAGAAGCACCATTGACCCCCGACATATTGCCACAGATAGAAAATATTTTCCAAGAACTTCTCGGGTCGTTTCGCCAATCCCCAGAAAACCACCAACAAATTATTCGCAAAATCCATATCAAATACGAAGGCACCGACACCCCTTTGGTTGTTGATTTTCGTTCCAATTTTCAACAACTCAAACAACGCTTCGAACAAGCACATCTCGGCATCTACGGATTTACCCATCAAACCAAATCTTTGATTGTTGCCACGGTATCGGTGGAACTGGTCCGCCAAATGGATACACCAGCGGAACCCACCGTTTCCAGCCAGCAAAAACAAGCAAAACCCATCGCCACCGTTTCCATGTATGTCGGCGACGAGTGGCAGGATACCCCAGTCTTTCGCCGCGACGATTTGCCACCCCACCAAGTGATTCCAGCGCCAGCCTTAATTGTAGACAAAACCGGCACCAACGTCATCGAACCCGGCTGGCAGGCACAACGAACCTCGCAAAATCATTTGGTTCTATCGGCGGTAGAAGCACCAACCACCACCATTAGCGAACCTTCAGTCGCCGCAGCCGAAAAAGGTACCGCCGACCCAGTAATGCTAGAAATTTTCAATAATTTGTTCCGTTCCATCGCCGAACAAATGGGGGTTACCTTGCAAAATACCTCTTCTTCGGTAAATATTAAGGAACGTTTGGATTTTTCCTGTGCGATTTTCGATGGAGAGGGTCAGTTGGTAGCCAATGCGCCGCATATTCCCGTTCATTTGGGGTCCATGAGCGAAAGCGTGGCGGCGTTGATTGCTTCTAAGAGCGATAAAATTGCCCCGGGAGATGTTTATATTTCTAACAATCCCTACCACGGCGGTACTCATTTGCCCGATATTACGGCAATTACACCTGTATTTGCTACAGAAAATAACCACGAATCCAAGAACAAACCCCTATTTTACGTTGCTTCTCGCGGTCACCACGCTGATGTAGGTGGAATTACCCCTGGTTCCATGCCACCGAACAGCACCCATATCCAAGAAGAAGGGATTTTGTTGGATAACTTTTTGTTGTTAGAAGGGGGCCATTTTCAGGAAGCGGAACTGCGATCGCTTTTGGCAGACAATCCCTATCCAGCCAGAAATCCCGACCGCAATATCGCCGATTTGCAGGCACAAATAGCAGCAAACGAGAAAGGCGTGCAAGAGATTGGCAGAGCGATCGCCAATTTTGGTTTGGATACCGTCCAAGCATACATGGGTCACGTACAAGACAACGCCGAAGCCTCGGTAAAACGTGCCCTTTCTGTTTTATCCGATGGCGAATCTA from Geitlerinema sp. PCC 9228 includes:
- a CDS encoding TOBE domain-containing protein translates to MTAKISGRNKLQGKITDIKMGDILAEVTVQVGDNLVDAVITRGSAENLQLTVGDDVTALIKATEVMVIKDVQG
- a CDS encoding chlorophyll a/b-binding protein; protein product: MSESPSTPQPSETPNLEEPKFGFNEYAERLNGRAAMIGFVAMLLVEYFSGEGLLSWLGFL
- a CDS encoding hydantoinase B/oxoprolinase family protein; this encodes MQDGKKLWQFWIDRGGTFTDIVARSPNGETIVRKLLSENPQRYQDAAVQGIREILEVPAGTAVPVENIAAIKMGTTVATNALLERKGDRTVLAITQGFRDALRIGYQNRPDIFAREIVLPEMLYEQVIEVEERCTATGEIIQPLNRERLREQFQAAYHAGIRSCAIVFMHGYRYPQHEAIAAEIAQEIGFSQISVSHQVTPQIKLVSRGDTTVVDAYLSPILKRYVEQVAAELAKGAEHLRPQIRQRLMFMQSNGGLVDAEQFQGKDSILSGPAGGIVGAVQTSLRAGFDKIVSFDMGGTSTDVAHYNGEYEREFETEIAGVRLRTPMMAIHTVAAGGGSRLFFDGSRYRVGPESAGADPGPACYRRGGPLTVTDCNVMLGKIQPSFFPHVFGQDGNKPLDRDTVKQKFQQLAAQIQQDTGWQRSPEQVASGYLAIAVEKMASAIKKISLQRGYDVSKYTLCCFGGAGGQHACAIANSLGIKRVFIHPLAGVLSAYGMGLADVRTMREQTVEAPLTPDILPQIENIFQELLGSFRQSPENHQQIIRKIHIKYEGTDTPLVVDFRSNFQQLKQRFEQAHLGIYGFTHQTKSLIVATVSVELVRQMDTPAEPTVSSQQKQAKPIATVSMYVGDEWQDTPVFRRDDLPPHQVIPAPALIVDKTGTNVIEPGWQAQRTSQNHLVLSAVEAPTTTISEPSVAAAEKGTADPVMLEIFNNLFRSIAEQMGVTLQNTSSSVNIKERLDFSCAIFDGEGQLVANAPHIPVHLGSMSESVAALIASKSDKIAPGDVYISNNPYHGGTHLPDITAITPVFATENNHESKNKPLFYVASRGHHADVGGITPGSMPPNSTHIQEEGILLDNFLLLEGGHFQEAELRSLLADNPYPARNPDRNIADLQAQIAANEKGVQEIGRAIANFGLDTVQAYMGHVQDNAEASVKRALSVLSDGESIQKLDNNAQIQVKITIDRENRLAKINFSGTSEQQNNNFNAPAAVCKAAVLYTFRTLVDDDIPLNAGCLKPLQVEIPQGSMLNPQYPAAVVAGNVETSQNIVDALYAALGVTAGSQGTMNNFTFGNQTHQYYETICGGSGAGRFLGENGPSIFSGTDAVQTHMTNSRLTDPEVLELRFPVLVERFAIRANSGGRGIGRGGNGVIRRIRFNESMTVGILSSHRSIPPAGLAGGGDGLPGNNYVERGDGSIVQLAGTDTAKMAPGDVFVIETPGGGGYGSG